The genomic region AATGCCAATTTAAGATACGCTAATTTAAGCAGAGCGAATTTAGACCAAGCTAACCTGGAAGGAGCTTCTCTTGCCGGTAGTAATTTGTTTCGCGCTTAGCGGATCGATTTATCAAAGGCTCACTTCGATCGCACAACGACTTTTCCTGATG from Argonema galeatum A003/A1 harbors:
- a CDS encoding pentapeptide repeat-containing protein, whose protein sequence is MLNANLRYANLSRANLDQANLEGASLAGSNLFRA